In uncultured Fretibacterium sp., the DNA window TCCAGCAGCTCGGCGGCCCCGTCCCTGCCATCGGAGAGAATGCCCTCCAGGGAGACGTCCCCGTCCTCCAGGGACAGGACCTCGTCGAGGGAGGCCATGTAGTTCCGGCTCGACAGCTCGAGGGTCTCATAGTAGGCCCTCTCGTCGACCCCCATCTCCTGCATGACCCACTCGTCGCGCAAGGCGCCCCGGTCCCTGAGGACCTTTTCCACCGCCCGGTTCAACCTCTGCAGCTTTTCCCGGCCGGTCCGGGAGACCCAGTCGCACTTGCGGAGCTCATCCAGGACGGCGCCACGGATTCGGGGCACCGCGAAAGTCCGGAAGGAGAAACCCTTGGCGGGGTCGAAACGATCGATCGCGTCCAACAGCCCAAAGACCCCGAAGCTCCAGAGATCCTCGTAGTCCAGGCCCTGCGGTGGAGAGACTGCCATCCTTCCCACCACGTACTTGATCAGCGGGAGATACCGTGTAACAAGCCGTTCCCGACATGCGGCCGTAGGCGAGCCGACATACTCCTCCCACAGCGCGGCGTCGGAGGCATCCACGCTCAAGGGCATCCCCCTCCTGTTCCGCCCCGACGGAAGGGATCCGATAAGGGGTCCATGAAAACAACTATTTTCTACAAGGCCTCCCCACGGAAACTAAATTTCAGTTGTGCCCTTTCCCAGGGTCTTGACCGTCAGCATCCAGGTATCCGTGGAGAACTCCACGGTACGCCCCTTGTTGCCCCCCGTGTCCGAGGCAACCAGGGGAATGCTCATTCTGGAGAGCATATCCGTCGTCTCCTTGACGTTGCGGGCCCCGACGGCGAGGAAATCCGTCTGCGCCCCGGGCACGGCGAACATCTGGGCGCCGCCGGCGATCTTCGCCTTCATGCGGGACTTGGAGGCCCCCTTCTTGATCATCGCGTCCATGAGGGCGGGCACCGCCGTATCCGCGAACTTCCCTACCTTCTCCAGCGACTTGGCCCCCCGACTGTCGGGAAGCATGATATGCACCATCCCCGCGACCTTCGCCGTCGTATCGAAGAGCACCAGACCGATACAGGAACCCAGTCCCAGGGTGATCAGCTTTGCAGGCGCGCTGGCAACCACCAGGTCGGCCATCCCCACGTGGAAGGAATTCATCGCCATAGCTACAGCACCTGCAACTTTCTCAGCAAAAGCTCCAGGGCATCAGGGTCCGGCAGCATGATAATGTTGCCGGACCCAGTGGCGCCGTCCGTCCCCTCGACGTGGAGCTCCGTGTTCACCACCAGGGCCATCTCGCCCATCTGCCCGAAGATCGAAGCCACGACGTCGAGGATCGAGGACAGCATATCGTGCGCTACGCCCGGGACGGAGATCTGATGTTCCGTCCCGATGAGGAGGTTGATCGCGTTGAGGAAGGAACTCAGGATGATGTTGCCAACCTCCGTCAAGGCGCTGTCGCTGATCTCCTGAGGAAGGTCCGGCGGGACGGCGTCCCCGAACTGCTGCCTCAGCAGCAGGTCCACCATCATCTTGGCGTCCTCCTCCTTCTGGATGAAGATCAGGCTGCATCCAAAATCCCCAAGGGAACGGACAAAGACGGCGGCGATGAGCTCCGTCGGGTCCCCATAATGCTCGGCCAGCTCGTAAATGGATACAAGCTCCGCCTTCGGGACGTCCATATCGATCATGCGGCCCAAAAGCTTGGACAGCGCGGTCGCCGCGTTGCCCGTGCCGATGTTGCCGACCTCCCGGATGGCGTCCAGCTGCAGATAATTGAATGAGCTCAGATCAAGCATGCGCTACCTACCCCTTGGTCGAGTAAAAGGACGCCACGTCCAAAATCAGGGCCACGTTGCCGTCGCCGAGGATCGTCCCACCCGTTATTCCCTTGATCTTGGAGAGGAACCGCCCCAGGGACTTGATGACGATCTCCTGCTGGCCGATCAGCTCGTTCACGATAAAGCCGATCTTGCTCTTGCCGATCTTGACCACGACGACGGGATACTCGTCGCGATCCGCGTCGTCCATCTCGGTCTCCAGGACGTTCCCCAGGTCGCTGAGCGACAGGACCTCGCCCCTCAGGAGCGTGGCCGGGGCGCCGTGCACCGTCTTGATGTTCTCCTTCTTGACGAGGATGGTCTCCTCCACGTTCTCCAGCGAGATGGCGTAGGTCTCGTTCCCCACCTTGATGAGCAGCGAGAGCACGATGGCGAGCGTCAATGGCAGGCGGACGTAGACCCGCGTCCCCTGCCCCAGCCTGGAGACGAGGTCCAGCTGGCCTCCCAGGGCCTCGACCTTCGTTTTGACGGCATCCATGCCAACCCCGCGGCCCGAGATGTCGGTCACGGCCTTCGCCATGCTGAACCCCGGGATCAGGACCAGCTGCACGGCCTCCTCGTCGGTCATGACCGAGGCCTCCTCCTCCGTAAGGATCCCCCGCTCCACCGCCTTCTGTTTGACCCTCTCGGGGTCGATGCCCGCACCGTCGTCGGATACCTCGATGATGACGCCGCTGCCCTCCTGATAGGCCGAGATCTTCAGGATCCCCTTCTCGGGCTTGCCAACGGCACGCCGGTCCTCGCGCCGCTCGATGCCGTGGTCCAGGGAGTTGCGGATCAGATGCACCATGGGATCGCCGATCTCGTCGATCACGGTGCGATCCAGCTCCGTATCCTGCCCCTCCAGGACCAGCTCAACGTCCTTGCCCAGCGTCTTCGACAGGTCGCGGATCAGGCGCGGGAAGCGGTCGAAGGTGAAGGAGACCGGGACCATGCGCAGCTTGGTCACCAGCTCCTGAATGTCGCCCGAGATGCGCCCCAGCTGGGAAAGGGGCTCGTCGAACTCCCGAAGACGGGCCTCCTGGACCAGGCGCTCGATTCGTGCGCGCCCAATAACCAACTCGCCAACCAGGTTCATGAGCTTGTCCAGGCGCCCGATATCCACGCGCACCGTCTGACTCGCCTTCTTGACGCCGTCCGCCTTGGCGGCCGGAGCGACAGGTTTCGCCGGCGCGGCGGCGGCAGGCGCCGTGGGCTTCTCGGACTCCGCCTTCGCGGGGGCTGCTCCCTCGGCCGGAGCGGCGGGGGCCGCAGCGGCCGGAGCCGGGGCGGCAGGCGCCGCAGGCTGAGCGGCAGCCTTCATTTCGCTCAGCTCCACGGAGGCCACGTCGCTGATCTTGAGCGCCGCCTGGCGGATATCCTCCGCGGGCAGGGAGGAGCCGATGTAGACCGAGAACTCCATGTCGAACTCCTCGTTCTCCAGGGCCTCGACCGGGGGATCGGTCTTGATGATGTCCCCCATCTCCTCGAGGCGGTTGACCACCATATAGGAGCGCGCCGCCTTGAGCAGGCAGGTCTCACTCAGGGTGACGCGGAGCTTGTACACGCTCATCCCCAGGCCCTCCGCCTCGGCCACCCACTCCGATTCCTGCTGAGACAGCCCGTCGACCTGCCTCGCCTCCGGCGCGGAAGCCTCGGCCGTCGGAGCCTCGGGGGCCGGAGCCTCCGGCGCGGGGTCCTGGTTGCGCAGGGCCGCGACCAGGGCGGACACGTCGAGGTGCGCGTCGCTCCCACCGCCGCGAATAGAGTCCAC includes these proteins:
- a CDS encoding FliA/WhiG family RNA polymerase sigma factor produces the protein MPLSVDASDAALWEEYVGSPTAACRERLVTRYLPLIKYVVGRMAVSPPQGLDYEDLWSFGVFGLLDAIDRFDPAKGFSFRTFAVPRIRGAVLDELRKCDWVSRTGREKLQRLNRAVEKVLRDRGALRDEWVMQEMGVDERAYYETLELSSRNYMASLDEVLSLEDGDVSLEGILSDGRDGAAELLEREEELEQLVNALRRLPEREAQVLSLYYYEGLALKEIGRVLGVTESRVSQIHGHALSALRAILKAEQNET
- a CDS encoding chemotaxis protein CheD codes for the protein MAMNSFHVGMADLVVASAPAKLITLGLGSCIGLVLFDTTAKVAGMVHIMLPDSRGAKSLEKVGKFADTAVPALMDAMIKKGASKSRMKAKIAGGAQMFAVPGAQTDFLAVGARNVKETTDMLSRMSIPLVASDTGGNKGRTVEFSTDTWMLTVKTLGKGTTEI
- a CDS encoding chemotaxis protein CheC; translated protein: MLDLSSFNYLQLDAIREVGNIGTGNAATALSKLLGRMIDMDVPKAELVSIYELAEHYGDPTELIAAVFVRSLGDFGCSLIFIQKEEDAKMMVDLLLRQQFGDAVPPDLPQEISDSALTEVGNIILSSFLNAINLLIGTEHQISVPGVAHDMLSSILDVVASIFGQMGEMALVVNTELHVEGTDGATGSGNIIMLPDPDALELLLRKLQVL
- a CDS encoding chemotaxis protein CheA, producing the protein MTDMDMSQYLGAFLDEADDNLQRLDDLLLALEKDTVNMDVINEIFRAAHTLKGMSATMGFEKMAGLTHAMEDRLDEARKGVRHLGDSDMNLLFTALDSIQGMVDSIRGGGSDAHLDVSALVAALRNQDPAPEAPAPEAPTAEASAPEARQVDGLSQQESEWVAEAEGLGMSVYKLRVTLSETCLLKAARSYMVVNRLEEMGDIIKTDPPVEALENEEFDMEFSVYIGSSLPAEDIRQAALKISDVASVELSEMKAAAQPAAPAAPAPAAAAPAAPAEGAAPAKAESEKPTAPAAAAPAKPVAPAAKADGVKKASQTVRVDIGRLDKLMNLVGELVIGRARIERLVQEARLREFDEPLSQLGRISGDIQELVTKLRMVPVSFTFDRFPRLIRDLSKTLGKDVELVLEGQDTELDRTVIDEIGDPMVHLIRNSLDHGIERREDRRAVGKPEKGILKISAYQEGSGVIIEVSDDGAGIDPERVKQKAVERGILTEEEASVMTDEEAVQLVLIPGFSMAKAVTDISGRGVGMDAVKTKVEALGGQLDLVSRLGQGTRVYVRLPLTLAIVLSLLIKVGNETYAISLENVEETILVKKENIKTVHGAPATLLRGEVLSLSDLGNVLETEMDDADRDEYPVVVVKIGKSKIGFIVNELIGQQEIVIKSLGRFLSKIKGITGGTILGDGNVALILDVASFYSTKG